GGGGGCGGAGAGACGTGgagaaattgggagaaaagCAAGCATGCAAAGGCTGAGGTGACACATAATCGCTTGCATGACGTGGGTTTACGCCACGTGTCCTTCTCGACCGAACTTTTCGGGCTGGACACATGTTTTTAGGAAACAATTCAATCTTTTATTCAAATTGTCTTTTTGTTAGgattttacaatattttattGATTGCCATAACAATGACGCGATGTTATTGACatttttctaattacaattacaaccAGTTTAAGGCACGAAAATCCTATAAATagtaacatttattttttataatctgaattacaaaaaataagtaCAATTTAGACTCTTTATATTGTAAGAAGGAAAGTGAATTTGGGGTATcagacatacatatatatatatatataagagtttttgttggtggtggtggtggtagtAAATTAGTAATAATTTGGGGTGGTTGATGAATAATGGTATGCAACAGTGAATCAAGGTTTGGCAACGCTTGCATTCTTCGGGGTAGGCGTGAACTTGGTGTTGTTCCTAACAAGGGTTCTTCAACAAGACAATGCCGACGCCGCCAACAGCGTCAGCAAATGGACCGGAACCGTTTACATCTTCTCCCTCGTCGGCGCCTTCCTCAGCGATTCCTACTGGGGCCGATACAAAACCTGCGCCATCTTCCAAGCCATCTTTGTCATCGTAAGTTAAAAGGACATTCTTTATCTCGATCGAAACCCTGATTTCGCAAATTCTCCGTCGTAAGCTCACATTACTTTTCGGTGGATATTTGCAGGGCTTGGTACTGTTATCAATAGCGTCACACCTTTTATTGCTTAATCCGAGGGGTTGCGGCGATCAGAACACGAAATGTGGTTCTCATTCGAGCCTGGAAATAGGGATGTTCTATGTGTCGATTTACATGGTTGCCCTAGGGAACGGAGGTTATCAGCCTAATATCGCAACGTTTGGGGCTGATCAATTCGATGAAGAGCATCCCAAGGAGGGGCACTCGAAGGTGGCTTTCTTCAGCTACTTCTACCTGGCTTTGAACCTTGGCTCCCTCTTCTCCAACACCGTATTAGGTTACTATGAAAATGAAGGGATGTGGGCGCTTGGATTCTGGGCCTCTACGGCGTCTGCTTTTGCGGCGCTGGTCTTGTTTCTCGCCGGGACAGCCAGATACCGCCGCTTCAAGCCCACCGGCAACCCCCTTTCCAGGTTCTGCCAGGTGTTGGTTGCTGCAGGGAAGAAATGGAAGGTTGAGATGCCGCCGGGTGAAAAGGATCTGTATGAAGTGAACCAGAAAGAGAAGTGTTCAAGCGGGGCAAGGAAGATACTACATACCGACGGATTCAAGTAAGAAACAAGCGTAAATTAAGCAAGTACTTAGGGAAACCATATGTATATCTGGCGGCACTGATGTGAACTCATGCATGTGATGGTGATGCAGGTTCTTGGACAAAGCAGCATTTGTCACACCCAGGGATCTAGACTCCAAGCAACAGGGCTTGCACAATCCATGGCGGCTCTGCCCCATTGGACAGGTAGAAGAGGTGAAATGCATACTGAGATTACTGCCAATTTGGCTGTGCACAATCATATACTCGGTGGTCTTCACCCAAATGGCTTCCCTCTTCGTCGAGCAAGGTGCAGCCATGAActgcaaaatttcaaagttCCAAATCCCGCCTGCCAGCATGTCCAGCTTCGACATCGCCAGCGTGGCagtcttcattttcttctatcgTAGAGTGCTCGATCCACTGGTGAGCAGGATCAAGAAGAAAAATTCTGAGGGACTTACCGAGCTTCAGCGGATGGGAATTGGGCTCATCATAGCAATAACGGCAATGGTCTCTGCTGGAATTGTAGAGTGTTACAGGCTCAAGTATGCTAGGAAAGACTGCGCTCATTGTGATGGCTCGAGCTCCCTGAGCATTTTCTGGCAAATCCCTCAATATGCCCTTATTGGGGCCTCTGAAGTCTTCATGTACGTTGGCCAGTTGGAGTTCTTCAATGCACAGACACCGGATGGGCTGAAGAGCTTTGGAAGCGCGCTCTGCATGACATCGATTTCTCTAGGAAACTATGTGAGTAGTTTGCTCGTGACAATAGTTATGAAAGTATCAACCACAGACAACATGCCTGGTTGGATCCCCGGAAATCTCAACCGGGGTCATCTAGATAGGTTCTTCTTCCTCCTGGCGGCTCTGACGGCTGTAGATCTAGTTGTCTATATCGCATGCGCTAAGTGGTACAAGAGTATCAAACTCGAGGCTAAATTTATAGAGGAGGATGACCTTTCCGATGTATAAGATGAATTAGAAGTGTTTCTGTCAACGAATACATGCTGGAACTTGAAATAACTTGAGAAAATTTCAGTGCATCAGGAGGATGTTTGCTGTTGTGGATTGTGTTAGATTTATGGTCCTTTTGACACCTTCCCATATCCTCCTTCCTGTTTGTGGGTTAGCCGAGCCTTGGccataaaataagtaaaatagaCATTTGATGATACACATTCAGCACAAGGTCTCTCGAGATGATTACCTTAGGATTGACAGCTTTATCTCACCCACTTGGacaaattaatcaatttaatttgaaGCAATTAGTCATGTCCAAAATAACACTATTGAACTGCAAGAGCCTGGCAGGAGATAATCAAAGCAACcagaaagaaaacttaaaagagGACACTCCTCTCTGGCTTTTGCTCCCTTTGCAGCACATTTGCAATCGAGTTAACAGATTCCAGTTTGGCCAACCCATGATTGCCATTttcaaaatgcaaaagagaagaGGTCAAAACATAAAAGGTTACTCAAAATTGAATCACAGACAATCTCTGACGGCTAACATTCACTTCCTGCATATATGTTTCGTAACACCAAGCAAATGACAAAACGGAAAAAAAGAATGCCGCCAGCATACTGCAGGATTGAAATTCCCAACATATATATCCTTCAACTGCCATGGATAAAATTTCACAAGCCCTCAAACATACAGACCTAGCAGTCAGTCAACAGAGAAACATTATTTCCGTATGTGCACACTGTTGAGTCGCCCGGATGGAGATGGTGGTTAATGTTCCAAACAACGAGAGTTGTACGTAACAAGATGGGAGGTATCCCCGCTCATTGTTCCAATTCTCCCCTCTGAACTGAATCGAGGGGCTTACGAAACTTTCTTATAACTGTTGGCGTAATTAGTTAAAAGGCCGAATTTGACCATTTCAATAAATTTCTGCATAGCTGCAGCAATCATAGGGAATCTCTGCTATAATCAATAAGAATTAAAGTTCCCATGCAAAAACGATCTTTCTTTACATATCAACTCTAAAAAAATTTGACAGGAAAAGTTAGGCATGTCTTTGGGCAGTCAACAATGTCAAGTATAGCCAGACTTTAGGAACCATTGATGATTGGGGATGAATCCTTACAGGTGTACCCAAAAATAGAAACAAGACATAGCCAAAAGGAGTAAGAAGTGAAGGCATCCCCAGTGATGGTAATCAGTCCAAGGTAGTAGTATTAGCCATCGTCATATAGAACATTTCGAGCAAGGCAATGGTGTACAAGAATGGATGTGGGTTAGGAAAAAATCctgaaattttctcttcttcttcctttttgttgAAAAGGAATGCTAAAGATCCTCAAGTTCAAAGACACACTGAAAGGCATCTCACTAAATGGCATAAACATGTAAAACATGATTCACACAAGAAAccaaaaattgggaaaattctTGGACAATGGTGTGAAGGCATTTGTAATGAAAAAAGCcaaattaaaacattacacaTGGAAATATACAAAAAACTGGTTGGCAAAATTTGAGGAACAGCTATTTTGCTATGATATAAATTCTCAATGACGTTTCTCTGCAGACCACATCATTGCTAgaaataaaataggaaatacTCGGCATATAAAAAAGATCAAGATCTCTTCAAAGCATTTCTAATCGGCTTGGACCTTACGAACTTGGATATGGTGAGTAGATTCCTTGCGCCAAATGGGTTGTGCACCACTTTGGACAATAGTGATGTACTCTCCCTCAGCCACCAGATTCTTACTCTAAACCATGAACAAAGTACAAAAATGTTTACCAGCTTAACTAGACAGAGTAATAATTTTAGAGTAATTTGGTGAGAAGACCAAACCTCTAGCAATTTTAGAGCACGAGAAAAGGTCTCCTCTGCATCATCTGAAAACTGCATATATATTGGCATCACACCATGATAAAGTGCTAGCCTCTGCTTAACCCTTTCTCTGCAATGCATAAACATGCACCATCAAAATGGCAAAACTAGAAAAAGTATAGAGCATTCTGGCCTCAATTATACAAGCAACACgaacaagaaaaaggaaagtataaaatgcatataatataaattctttgtactcatcaaaagtaaaaataaataacaaaaccaAACATACTAATACACACAAGACAACAAAACCATTCAGGCACTAAATGGCAAGTGCATAGTATGAGATTGCAAGTGGACCAATCGTGGGGACAAGGATTCTGGTTTGAGGAGGACCGGTTATATATAATGCCTACCACCCATATGCTGCATCTCCAACAAAACACACCggtgatataaaaaaaagtaatctCCTTACTTGTACTACCGTCTAGGTCCTACTTGTctcaatctttttcttctttgtgttCTCATGGTCTCATTCTCTTCCAGGGATCTTTTATTATAAACAATAATCTAAGATTCAGTGAATTCAGCCTCAAAAGCTAACCTCAAACCTGCAGAAAAAAGACTTCTTTCACTTTTGTATACATATAACAAAGTTGCTCTGCCTGCTAAGCTAGCCAGTGGCTTCTACCACTGCAACCACTGCTGCCTGCCTAAATATGATCAACTCCAAACCATTCTGGGTTGGGATTGGAAAACAAAGCACAAAAGCCCTATTGCTAATACATTATGATAACCAGTGCAGAGAATTTGACAAAGAAAGAGGAATTGCTTCAAACATGACTAATACATGGAAGGAATTTGCATGCATGGACTCATGGTTTGAACCACGAGTTCAATTTGAACCAGTGGTTTGGAACTAAGGGCCCACCATTTGTTTtggaaattattttccaaatccACGGCCTTAGATGAACTTCTCATTGAGACCATGAGTTTGTCAAAGGCACaggttttcaaaatattttgtaaacCCACTGCCTTTGATAGGAGTCTCATCCAGActatttttgagttaaaaaaaaaaaaatagattcaTATAAGCACCagaaacaaattttaatatcaCATGTCAAACAAATCAAACAGGTTCTCATGAAACGTTGATTTGCCAAGTGATTACAAGGCAGCAAGTAACAAAACCAGAATTAATCGAGTCCAACAGTTATCTTAGTTTTATTTCATGAAAGGTTCATTTGATTATAGACATATTCAGTGTCAGCATGTCACCCATTACAATACTACAGCATATGTCACCATGGCTGTAAAACACTGGCtatgaaaatcaaataattattgatttacttagaaaaaagaagaaagaaaatcaaataatttatgaaaaccatttcatttcatAGTGCTACGTGGGCTCACCCATTTGTGAAGGCAAAGATTGTTGAGAAAGGCCGATAATGACTTAGAATTATAGCCATGGAACCGGTTCTTGTGAAGACAATGATGGGGGTTGCA
The Diospyros lotus cultivar Yz01 chromosome 12, ASM1463336v1, whole genome shotgun sequence DNA segment above includes these coding regions:
- the LOC127786665 gene encoding protein NRT1/ PTR FAMILY 7.3, yielding MACLDAIHKEGKLNGEDVGEEMTLDGSVDMHGLPAIRRRSGLWVAGIVILLNQGLATLAFFGVGVNLVLFLTRVLQQDNADAANSVSKWTGTVYIFSLVGAFLSDSYWGRYKTCAIFQAIFVIGLVLLSIASHLLLLNPRGCGDQNTKCGSHSSLEIGMFYVSIYMVALGNGGYQPNIATFGADQFDEEHPKEGHSKVAFFSYFYLALNLGSLFSNTVLGYYENEGMWALGFWASTASAFAALVLFLAGTARYRRFKPTGNPLSRFCQVLVAAGKKWKVEMPPGEKDLYEVNQKEKCSSGARKILHTDGFKFLDKAAFVTPRDLDSKQQGLHNPWRLCPIGQVEEVKCILRLLPIWLCTIIYSVVFTQMASLFVEQGAAMNCKISKFQIPPASMSSFDIASVAVFIFFYRRVLDPLVSRIKKKNSEGLTELQRMGIGLIIAITAMVSAGIVECYRLKYARKDCAHCDGSSSLSIFWQIPQYALIGASEVFMYVGQLEFFNAQTPDGLKSFGSALCMTSISLGNYVSSLLVTIVMKVSTTDNMPGWIPGNLNRGHLDRFFFLLAALTAVDLVVYIACAKWYKSIKLEAKFIEEDDLSDV